A single genomic interval of Asinibacterium sp. OR53 harbors:
- a CDS encoding TonB-dependent receptor, whose amino-acid sequence MKKNVRGFSPCRPRLVLKNRLLVKFNLLFLCLISLQSFAGTINDSLRVIASLSTKGKSVGNFALTVTGKIVDDKDVPLIGATVQEKGTKNYAETKNNGSFTLTVSKNKAVLVISYVGYVSKEITVSESLTQIFIRLSPVTQTIDSVIVVGYGRQRKQSIVGAISQTTGKVLERAGGVSTIGGALTGNVPGVITVQGAGTPGAEDPTIYIRGASTTNSAAPLVLVDGIERPMNGVDVGSVESISVLKDASATAVFGVKGANGVILITTKRGVEGKTAINITANTTMKVPSRLPQKYDSYDALQIRNQAIERELAINPSSWADYTPYALLDKYRHPANAQEAQQYPNIDWQSESVKKSAMSSNLNVNISGGSSFVKYYTAVDLLHEGDIMKVRNNGKGYSPGFTYDRLNVRANLDFKLTKTTTLAANLSGLTGNKQDTWNGFDYTWYQSVYALAPDLFYPQYNDGSWGYYPLDPVSTTNTPQVLSNSGIRSTKTTQINTDFTLTQDLGMFVRNLNIKGTFAMDNTFVSQGGVFDDGSAIVKYIDRSGNVTYRNVTGNNQFDYVVPMWSVRPDAMQNGSTYRKKFYQLQLNHSAHLDKHNLTEMGLFQRTENATGSQFPYYHEDWVFRLTYNYANRYFAEFNGAYNGSEMFASKYRFGFFPSAAAGWIVTNEKFMQRIHWLTNLKIRGSYGLVGDDRPATAYRWLYVTNWASGGQTHLGDQAYINSPYVWYREASIGNPDLRWETATKANVGVDYSLFNGLIEGSFDAFQDYRYDILLPGTQRAVPAYFGNVPPVANLGKVKVRGFEIELKFNKRLNKDWRLWSNLAATHAVDKILYADDPQLLDNYLKKAGFQIGQYHSIIRSGYYNTMDQLYGSTQLNAYDKEKLPGNYNLVDFNGDGVINNYDNVPFGYPSRPQNTYAGTFGFDYKRFSVFVQFYGVNNVTRDLTQTSFSASLDAVYKQGNYWTAADPTAPAPMPRWKSHVYSMGDFYIFDASYLRLKAAEISYSFNPNWLRKRGVQSMRVYLNGDNLLLWSKMPDDREANIGGAGFSGQGAYPTLRRFNLGLNISL is encoded by the coding sequence ATGAAAAAAAATGTACGAGGCTTTTCGCCTTGTAGGCCTCGCTTGGTCCTCAAGAACCGGCTGCTGGTAAAATTCAACCTCTTGTTTCTTTGCCTCATTTCTTTGCAATCTTTTGCCGGTACGATCAACGACAGTTTGAGGGTGATTGCCAGCCTTTCCACGAAGGGAAAATCAGTAGGCAATTTCGCCTTAACGGTAACCGGAAAAATAGTAGACGACAAAGATGTGCCGCTCATAGGAGCCACTGTTCAGGAAAAAGGAACTAAGAATTATGCGGAAACAAAAAACAATGGTTCTTTTACCCTTACTGTTTCAAAAAATAAGGCTGTATTGGTTATTTCCTATGTCGGTTATGTTTCAAAAGAAATAACTGTAAGTGAAAGTCTAACCCAGATTTTCATCCGGCTGTCGCCTGTAACACAGACAATAGACAGCGTTATTGTAGTGGGTTATGGCCGGCAACGCAAGCAAAGCATAGTTGGCGCCATTTCGCAAACAACGGGTAAAGTACTGGAAAGGGCAGGAGGCGTATCAACGATTGGTGGTGCATTAACCGGCAATGTGCCTGGCGTGATTACGGTACAAGGTGCAGGAACACCCGGGGCCGAAGATCCTACCATTTATATAAGAGGTGCGAGTACCACTAACAGTGCCGCCCCGCTGGTATTGGTGGATGGCATTGAACGCCCGATGAATGGAGTGGATGTTGGTTCTGTAGAAAGCATTTCGGTATTGAAAGACGCTTCGGCTACAGCCGTTTTTGGTGTGAAAGGTGCTAACGGTGTTATTCTGATTACCACTAAAAGAGGGGTGGAAGGAAAGACCGCCATCAATATCACTGCCAACACAACCATGAAGGTTCCTTCCCGTCTTCCACAGAAGTACGATTCTTACGATGCCTTGCAAATCAGGAACCAGGCCATTGAACGGGAACTGGCAATTAATCCTTCCTCATGGGCAGATTACACGCCTTATGCCCTGCTCGATAAATACCGCCATCCTGCCAACGCACAGGAGGCGCAACAATATCCCAATATTGACTGGCAGTCAGAGTCGGTAAAGAAATCTGCTATGTCGAGTAATTTGAATGTAAATATTTCAGGCGGCTCTTCATTTGTTAAATATTATACGGCTGTGGACCTTCTCCATGAAGGTGACATCATGAAAGTGCGGAACAACGGCAAAGGCTATTCTCCGGGATTTACTTACGACCGCTTGAATGTCCGCGCCAATCTCGATTTTAAATTAACAAAAACCACGACACTCGCGGCCAACCTTTCGGGGCTCACCGGCAACAAGCAAGACACCTGGAACGGCTTTGATTATACCTGGTACCAGTCGGTTTATGCGCTTGCACCCGATCTTTTTTATCCGCAGTACAACGATGGTTCCTGGGGTTATTATCCACTCGATCCGGTGAGCACAACCAACACGCCGCAAGTACTTTCCAACAGCGGTATAAGAAGTACAAAGACCACCCAGATTAATACTGATTTTACGCTGACACAAGACCTGGGCATGTTTGTCAGGAACCTCAATATAAAAGGCACGTTTGCCATGGATAATACATTCGTTTCGCAGGGAGGTGTTTTCGACGACGGCAGTGCGATTGTCAAATACATTGACCGTTCCGGAAATGTAACGTATCGGAACGTAACGGGTAACAACCAGTTTGACTATGTGGTGCCGATGTGGTCTGTGAGACCCGATGCGATGCAGAATGGTTCGACCTACAGAAAAAAGTTTTACCAGTTGCAATTGAACCATTCAGCCCATTTGGATAAGCATAATTTAACGGAAATGGGGCTTTTCCAACGAACTGAGAATGCAACCGGCAGCCAGTTCCCGTATTATCATGAAGATTGGGTTTTCCGGTTAACATACAATTATGCCAACCGGTATTTCGCTGAATTCAACGGCGCTTACAACGGTTCAGAAATGTTTGCGTCCAAATATAGGTTCGGGTTTTTCCCTTCTGCAGCAGCAGGCTGGATAGTAACCAATGAAAAATTCATGCAGAGGATTCATTGGTTAACCAATTTGAAAATCCGCGGCTCCTACGGCCTCGTGGGCGATGACAGACCCGCCACGGCCTACCGCTGGTTGTACGTAACCAATTGGGCTTCCGGAGGACAGACGCATCTTGGCGACCAGGCCTACATCAACAGTCCTTATGTATGGTACAGAGAAGCTTCCATCGGAAACCCCGATCTGCGCTGGGAAACGGCAACAAAAGCCAATGTAGGTGTTGACTATTCTCTCTTCAACGGTCTCATAGAAGGAAGCTTTGACGCGTTCCAGGACTATCGTTACGATATCTTGTTACCCGGTACGCAGCGGGCTGTTCCTGCCTATTTTGGTAATGTACCACCTGTTGCCAACCTGGGTAAAGTGAAAGTCAGGGGTTTTGAAATAGAACTGAAGTTTAATAAGCGTTTAAATAAAGATTGGCGCCTGTGGTCCAACCTTGCTGCCACTCATGCAGTCGATAAAATTCTTTATGCCGATGATCCGCAACTGCTGGATAATTATTTAAAGAAAGCCGGCTTCCAAATTGGTCAATATCATTCAATCATTCGCAGTGGTTATTACAATACAATGGATCAACTCTATGGCAGCACTCAGTTGAATGCGTATGATAAAGAGAAATTACCTGGAAATTATAACCTGGTCGATTTCAACGGTGATGGAGTGATCAATAATTATGATAACGTTCCATTCGGATATCCTTCCAGGCCGCAGAATACCTACGCCGGAACTTTCGGATTCGATTACAAGCGCTTTTCTGTATTCGTTCAGTTCTATGGTGTAAACAATGTCACCAGAGATTTAACACAAACCAGCTTTAGTGCATCGCTGGATGCAGTGTACAAGCAGGGCAATTATTGGACAGCAGCCGATCCCACGGCACCTGCACCAATGCCCCGCTGGAAGAGCCATGTATATAGCATGGGCGATTTCTACATCTTTGATGCTTCTTATCTGCGCTTAAAAGCAGCCGAAATATCTTATTCATTTAACCCTAACTGGCTGCGGAAGAGAGGCGTTCAATCTATGCGTGTTTACCTCAATGGCGACAACCTGTTGTTGTGGAGTAAAATGCCGGACGACCGCGAAGCCAATATTGGTGGCGCTGGCTTTTCAGGACAAGGTGCGTATCCAACCCTGCGCCGTTTCAATTTAGGTCTGAATATTAGTTTATAA
- a CDS encoding RagB/SusD family nutrient uptake outer membrane protein, whose protein sequence is MKSYKKMMFSAGFFFLLLGMVSCKKYLDKSPDAVISQSDVFVNFRNFQGFTEELYSCIPDMSKATWNNEWNFGDDILSTTIGTYRLNTEFDNGNYWAWRTNGGGWNNSWLDNNGAQTNPTDAHNKGLWPLAWYAIRKANIGLANMDKMVDATQEEKDIVKGQLLFFRGFFHFELMSFWGGLPYIDKVLPSNEPLTLPRLNYRATALRAAKDLEDAAALLPVNWDNTVVGQVTKGNNNQRITKSVALAFKGKDLLYAASPMMNQESTGTATYDVDLCKQAADAFYRTLKLSDDGSAIYKLLPFSNYSDNWYSISSGSNKVPGYPETLLAPPTYAGWESRWSLVNMFIPPPLGGEAAISSPAANYVNNFGMANGLPLDAAGSGYDITDPWTNRDPRFYKCITYDGVQMFYGSGTSTTAPYRYANLYNGGNLRRDNDCSRTGYLVRKFVTGKCNSVDNEWNNINIIIPYLRLADVYLMYAEAVLQGYGTPQSSAPNYITAEAAVNMVRARAGIPNVDARYTSSKDAFMGELIRERAVELAFEGHRWHDLRRWNIAGDKKYKEKTVIDFDRGANGKPVNLRERLVVTRAFEKKHNWLPLPTDQVNLYPSFGQNPGW, encoded by the coding sequence ATGAAATCTTATAAAAAAATGATGTTTTCCGCAGGCTTCTTTTTCCTGCTGTTAGGAATGGTTTCCTGCAAGAAATACCTGGATAAATCACCGGATGCGGTCATCAGCCAGAGTGATGTATTCGTCAATTTCCGGAATTTTCAAGGCTTTACCGAAGAATTGTATTCCTGCATTCCGGATATGTCAAAGGCCACCTGGAATAATGAATGGAACTTTGGCGACGATATCCTGTCAACCACCATCGGTACTTACCGCTTGAATACAGAGTTTGACAATGGTAACTATTGGGCCTGGAGAACCAATGGCGGCGGTTGGAACAACAGTTGGCTGGATAATAACGGAGCGCAAACAAATCCCACCGACGCCCACAACAAGGGTCTTTGGCCGCTGGCCTGGTATGCCATCCGCAAAGCCAATATTGGTTTAGCCAATATGGATAAAATGGTGGATGCGACCCAGGAAGAAAAGGATATTGTTAAAGGACAGCTCCTGTTTTTCCGTGGTTTTTTCCATTTTGAATTAATGAGTTTCTGGGGTGGCCTGCCGTATATTGATAAGGTGCTGCCTTCCAATGAGCCATTGACATTGCCACGGTTGAATTATCGCGCAACAGCCCTGCGTGCTGCAAAAGACCTGGAAGATGCAGCCGCGTTGTTACCTGTCAACTGGGACAATACCGTTGTTGGACAGGTAACAAAAGGCAACAACAATCAGCGGATTACCAAATCGGTTGCGCTGGCTTTCAAAGGAAAAGACCTGCTTTACGCAGCCAGTCCCATGATGAACCAGGAATCAACCGGCACTGCCACGTATGATGTTGATTTGTGCAAACAAGCGGCTGACGCATTTTACAGAACACTAAAGCTTTCCGATGACGGATCTGCAATTTACAAGTTGCTTCCTTTCAGCAATTACAGCGATAACTGGTACTCCATCTCCTCCGGTTCTAATAAAGTGCCCGGCTATCCCGAGACGCTTTTGGCTCCGCCAACTTATGCAGGCTGGGAATCTCGCTGGTCGTTGGTGAACATGTTTATCCCGCCGCCATTGGGTGGGGAGGCGGCCATTTCATCACCCGCAGCAAACTATGTGAACAACTTTGGAATGGCGAATGGACTGCCGCTCGATGCTGCTGGTTCGGGGTACGACATCACCGATCCCTGGACCAACCGCGATCCCCGTTTTTACAAGTGCATCACGTATGATGGTGTGCAGATGTTTTATGGAAGCGGAACATCAACAACGGCTCCTTATCGATACGCCAACCTTTACAATGGTGGAAACCTGCGCCGTGATAATGATTGCAGCCGTACAGGCTACCTCGTTCGCAAGTTTGTAACCGGCAAGTGCAACAGCGTAGACAATGAATGGAACAATATCAATATCATCATTCCTTATTTACGTTTGGCCGATGTTTATCTGATGTATGCGGAAGCGGTGTTGCAAGGATATGGTACGCCGCAAAGCAGCGCACCTAACTATATCACGGCAGAAGCTGCAGTGAATATGGTTAGAGCCAGGGCCGGCATTCCCAATGTGGATGCCAGGTATACTTCCTCCAAGGATGCATTTATGGGTGAACTGATTCGGGAAAGGGCAGTGGAACTGGCTTTCGAGGGCCATCGCTGGCACGACTTGCGCCGGTGGAATATTGCGGGTGACAAAAAATACAAGGAAAAGACCGTGATTGATTTTGACCGTGGAGCGAATGGAAAGCCTGTAAACCTCAGGGAAAGACTCGTGGTAACAAGGGCATTTGAAAAGAAGCACAACTGGCTTCCGCTGCCAACCGACCAGGTAAATCTTTATCCAAGTTTCGGGCAAAACCCAGGATGGTAA